Proteins co-encoded in one Oncorhynchus kisutch isolate 150728-3 linkage group LG1, Okis_V2, whole genome shotgun sequence genomic window:
- the LOC109893187 gene encoding septin-9-like: protein MLSLSSLRPLDVEFMSRLSKVVNIVPVIAKADTLTLEERDFFKQTIREGLRANGIDVYPQKEFDEDADDRMINDKIREMIPFAVVGRNQ, encoded by the exons atgttGTCTCTCTCCAGTCTGAGGCCCCTGGATGTGGAGTTTATGAGTCGTCTGAGTAAAGTGGTCAACATAGTCCCTGTCATCGCCAAGGCAGACACACTCACCCTGGAGGAGAGGGACTTCTTCAAACAgacg atcaGGGAAGGACTGCGAGCCAACGGGATCGACGTCTACCCTCAGAAAGAGTTTGACGAGGATGCTGATGACAGGATGATCAATGATAAGATCAGG GAGATGATCCCATTTGCTGTGGTGGGGAGAAACCAGTAG